From bacterium, one genomic window encodes:
- a CDS encoding polysaccharide biosynthesis/export family protein — translation MSTKIRLIVSLVLVVLLAGTPAFFAAENLPYTIGPGDVLEISVWQHPELDRIVTVRPDGRMSFSLIGDVNANGLTPAKLDEIITGMLSEYVQKPEVTVVVTS, via the coding sequence ATGTCCACCAAGATAAGATTGATTGTCTCTTTGGTATTAGTGGTGCTTCTGGCAGGGACACCTGCTTTCTTTGCTGCGGAAAATTTACCCTATACTATTGGCCCGGGAGATGTGTTAGAGATTTCTGTGTGGCAGCACCCGGAACTTGACAGGATAGTAACTGTCCGACCAGACGGCAGAATGTCGTTCTCCCTGATAGGGGATGTGAATGCCAACGGATTAACGCCGGCAAAATTGGACGAAATAATTACCGGAATGCTGTCAGAATATGTGCAAAAACCAGAAGTAACCGTTGTGGTCACCAGTAT